The sequence CTGTATATGTCTAGCTAGGACCCAGTCCCGTCGTTAATTTAAAACAAGCCTGGGACTAAACTAGGATGGAGAGAGAGGAGCTTATTTCAGCTTTAATTAGGGCCCAGTTCTCCTGCACATACACTTTACACTAATTTAATGGTAGATTGTTTGGAAAGGCTGCAGGACAATGCATAGAGATTCCAAGCTCTTTTAAGGGAATCTGGAACTCTGTCCCTTTTTTACTTCTGCAGTGTGTAGAGACTGCTGGAGAGCACTGTGCCGTTGGGACAGCATATGCTGTATTTAGGTTCGTTTGGTACATAAAGATATAATGGAGAATGAATTTGTAGTATTCTGAAGCAGAGCATCTATAACTTACTGAAGTGCTGAATCCTATTGAGGAAATGCTTGATAAGTCTAGGCCCCCAAGCAGATTATCACTGCATGTTTGGTCTTGTGACTTACTCAGATCACTGGCTCACCAGTAGTTGTATTCATAGCTTACATCTTATCCTTCTTTTTAGCACCAAATTTGCTGCTTTTTCACACCGGTCTTGTGAGATCTTACTTTCAAAGGGACCTTAAAATCGAAGTTACATACACAAGGTTCTAGGCAGTAATTTACTCTCTTTTAGTTAACCTTTGGTACAGCATTTTGAAGATGTGCAGTGCCCAGGAACTGTTCACGTTGTAAGTTGGTTGTCCCACAGAGCAATGCATGAAACAGGTCATCAGATACcttctcaacaaggacaaatgcaaagtactccacttaggaaggaacaatcagttgcacacatacaagatgggaaatgactgcctacgaaagagtactgcagaaagggatcgggGGGTATTAGTGGACCACAAgcaagtcaacagtgtaacattgttgcaaaaaaagtgaacatcattctgggatgtattagcaggagcattggaagcaagacacaagtaattcttccactccactCCGCGCTGactaagcctcaactggagtattgtgtccagttatggGCACAACgtttcagggaagatgtggacaaattggagaaagtccagagcaacaaaaatgattaaaagcctagaaaacatgacctataagggaagattgaaaaaaaaattgggtttgtttagtctggaaaagagaagactgagaggggacataagttttcaagtacataaaatgttgttaggaggaggagggagaaattgttcttaacctctgaggataggacaagaagcaatgggcttaaattgcagcaagggaggtttagattggacattaggaaaaaccttttaaCTGCCTGGGTGGttatgcactggaataaattgcctaggaaggttgtggaatctccatcactgaagatttttaagagcaggtaagacaaacacttgtcagggatggtctatataatacttagtcctgccatgagtgcagggggctgcactagatgacctcttgaggtcccttccagtcctatgactcTCAGCCCATCTGAgagaagtgtgtgtttgttttttttctctcccttcgcTCGGGCCAATGAGTTGTAATTGGAGTAATTTCACTTTCACAttcttttcatagattttaataaAGACCATTccatcatctagcctgacctgtataacacaggccaaaagaATGTCACCCAATTAGTCATCTGTTgtgcccaataacttgtttgactaaagcatatcttgcagaaaggcatccagtcttgactggAAGCCatgaagagatggaaaatccaccacttcccttgtaAATTTATTCCAATGAATGACCACTgtcacttgatatctttttttttttaaacaccttatTTCTAACTCCAGCTTCTGTGGTTTTAACTTCCGTTGGTTCTTGCTATGCCTTAAAAAGTACCCAGTATTTTTCCCTTGAGAAGGTACTTACACCCTCTAATCAAGTCCTTTCTCAATCTTTTTGTGCACTTGTTTGTGAGCTTTACAACATACTCAGTCAGAAACAGCTCATCACAGCCACTTTGGTGTCTTTATTTTCCAGGATCGGATGTGGACTTGACCGTCTGGAATGGGATAAGGTTTCAGCGCTACTTGAGGAAGTGTTTGAGGACACGGACATTAAGATCACAGTTTATGCTCTCTGAACAAAGATGCCTTATGGAGATGATTGTTGATTTCCCTTGCTGTAGATTCAGGTGGCATGGGAATTGATTTGGAGAAAAAGCTGTGTGTGAAGCAGAGCCCATCTCCTCTTTGAGGAATAATTTACCATTAGGTTTTTCCCAATGGCAGGCAGTTGCTTCCAGAGAACCGGCTGGTTTGGAATGTGTTGATCAGAGTTCCAGAATGAAGTATCTAGTGTAAACCTTCAGGTTTATATATATCCCTCAGGGATCCTTGCCTGTGAGTCACATAGCCAACCACCAGATGTCACTGTTCCTCCACTCTTCAGAATACCCATCTGCTTGTAAAGAAATCTTTTCTTACTGtggtggtttgtgtgtgtggaagtTTGAGGTAGTttggcactttttaaaatattccaaatCTTTGAATTTAAGAGTTATATGTATCTGTTTATTGTGTTGTTTCAGATAATGAAGTGAATAATTGTGGAGATCtgctatttaatttaaaacagtaCAGTGTTCAGCTCAGACATGCAGATTTCCTTTGTTCTTTTAgttattaaaaattaaagtatTATCTTTTCAAAACATAAGTGAGGTTTCCTGCTTTTATCAGGAGTGTGTCTCTTAAGCATCATGCTATAAAGTCTCAAGTACATACTTTTTTAACTCTTGCTATTGAACCAGAGTGCAACCCCTGTGTAAACCCAACTATGTTCACATTTCTCTCTGCCTTCTATATGAAGGCTGAACCTCTCAAGGGAACATAAGTGTATGGGGCAAAGATTCCTAGGAGGTTCATTTTGCCCCACATAGTTGGTACAAGTATCAGCATGCAAGTGTTCTGAGAGACCACATGTGAATGGGCTAGTACGATATAAAGTGGGCTTAGCATTAAATGCATGTATAGGTTTTCATCTTTACTTTTCATCTAAGGGATTTATAGACTGCTAGTCATTGTGGGGTCTAAGTGTCATTCTGTTTCTACATCTGGCATTGCTAAACAGCAATGaacaaatcattaataaatagCATATTGAATCTAGCAGGCCAGCAAAAGATAGTCCATTACTTTGTGGTGGTCAGTAAACTTCAGAtggaacatcttttttttttttttcttcccccttcacATCCTTACAGTGACTTACCAGGTCTCTTTCTGCAGCATTTGGTTCAAAGGTTATAATTCTGCTGATTTTAGAACCTTGTGCTGAAGTGCTCTACCATATACTCTTAGTACTTGTAGTATGTTTTACTTCCGATCTTGTCCACAGTGACtaatctgatttatttttagGAGGCCCATTACTATAGTAACTGAGTGCCGGAGTATAGGAATTCTAGCATAAAGTAGAATCCCTAATATCTTCTTTTTATCCATGTAATATATGTAAACCCTTCTCTATTCAGAAGCTACTAATTGCTTGTGTTGTGGGAGATCCTTTGCATAATTGATGGAGCTCTGCAAATCCCCTTCTCTAATCTTTAAAGGCCTCATCTTGTTACTCTCCTCCTTTTCAGTTGAAAATGATTGAATCTTTGCAGATCATGAATATCACTCTTTAATTTGTTAGAGGGGTCGCAACTGGGTGATTCTGTCCTTCCACTCTTGTGTGTATTTGTAACACCTTAAAAACGCAACGCCCACATGATTTGTTGACTGCCCTTTTGTCCCTTGTAAAGTTGTTTTTGGTGTATAATTTCTGTAGCCAAACaaggaaataactttttaaagGATTGAGTTCGACAAATAGAAACTTGGATTTAGGTTTTTGTATCTTGTCTAAATCTGGTAACAAACACAAACAGTAAATCAATAGCAACTATTTTTGTCTGCTCTGAAAGGTGATGGTTTCTTATCACTATTCATGTTCTTTGTATCGAAGGCTTTGGCTAGGGTTTGGTGCCAGTGGGACACTGACATGTAAAACTGTTGGCCATACTTGCATTTTCCTCCTCTCTTACCTTCCTATGGTCCTCTGTTCCTTTTGATATTGCTTGGTGCTGTTGATACAGAAACGACGGTGAGTCAGAAATTTAGCTGGAAGTGTGATCCCCATGTGATTCAGCATCTTGGCTGACCAGCCTCCCTGTGGACTTTCCACTCATTCTGTGTAGGCTTTATCTGAGACATCACATGCCCAGATTTTTCTCTCAGTTCACCTCACACTCATGCTGGTTCTGGAAATGTCTTTGTACCTGGGAATTCTCCCTTCCTATTGCACTGTACTTTCTCAAGTGTGAAACATTTCATGGATGGGTTGTAAGGCCATGGTACTTCCCTGTCAGATTAAATGTACTAGCCCCTGTGTGGAGAAGGAGATGGGGGTGGAATCACGGCTGCTGTGAGTTTCTGCAGTGGCTACCAATTTATTTAACTCCTTTGCCCTTCCCAGTTTTATAGCATGAGCATCTCATAGGCCAAGGGGAGAAGACAAATACTTGAGGCATTCAGAATGTCACCAGAAGGCTCCAGCATATTGCCTGTAACTGTCTAGAACTGTTAGCCCCAGCCCCCTCATTGATCTTTGGATTATCTATACATGGTGGAaaatgaataattttattttctatataCCTATGTGTTTTTTGTCTTTGAAAAAGGTCCTCAGCATTTATAAGACACTTATCGAATTTGCAGCCTTGATCTaaggtgaggttttttttactCTAAAGCTGCCCCAATATGTGGGGcttgctctctctcctctcaGTCCACTGAAGTCCATTGCACTCATGTCGTTAAGCACAGCACACAGCCTTTTCCTGTCCTGTTAACAAAGAGAGtacaagtttattttaaaaattaaacaatgtcTAAATGCTACATGGTAAATGTAGTTTGAGTCCATCAGGGCCATGTCTGCTAAAGGTTTTTGTTGCATCCTGCCTGACTCAAAGCAGCTCTGAAAAGCTGAAGGCGTGTCAGATGTCCAAGTCTGTTTTGCCTGTCTCTCCACTGGTTGACAGATCTCTTACAAGCTGGCCCTggagagatgagagagagagagagacatgttaCCAGCTTCTGATGTTTCCGGGCTTTGTTGCTCAAAATTAGTTATGGACTCCTCAATCTTTGTGTATGGCAGAAGGGAAGATATACTATAATATACCTCCTTTGATATTTTTCTAGGGGACTAGAACCACTACCGCCTCTTCTTTCCAGTTCCATTAAATGTGCAAACATCATCCACCTAGATAAGAACGTTCTTACTATATCTAATGACCCTCCCCTTTGTTTCCTAATGAAAAgtgatttggggtggaggggtgacATTCCTAGAGGTACTGACAAGTCCCTGCGAGGAGGAGAGCTCAGTATGCCTCTACATGCCCTATAGTGGCTGTATTGAGTGGGGAAGATCACACTAATGGATTGCTAGCTGCAGTGGGTAAGGTACTACTAAGGCGAAGTTCACGATGCTCATGTACTGTCAGACCTAGGCAGAGCTGGAGTCACAGATGGCAGtgacagtccccttaaaagcctcTCTTTCTGCCTTAAGACATACAGAAACAGAGATGAGTCTGTCCACCATTAAAGCAAGAAGCTAAATGAGCAAACTGAAATCCTCACTGGCATGGGCCTCAGTGCAAAACCTCTGATAACTTCTCTTCGTAATACAGGAAGTTCTCTTGAATGTCCTCCCAGGGTTCGAAGGCCTTTGCCTCTCCTTCTTCCTGCTCCGCAAAGTTCTGCCAGATATACTCAAAGTCTTGAGGCTTCATAATCTTCAGTTTGCATCCAGATGCCTTCAGTTTCTTCAGGGCAGCCTGCATCTCCGGCTCCTCCCACATGAAGAGGCGGCTTACCAGGATGGAGAGGCGCAGGTTCTTGTTCTTCTGCAGTATCTGTGCTATCCGGTCAGCACAGGGCACGCAGGGGCTGGAGGAGACATACCAGGTGACGTTGTAGCGTAGGTTGGGATCACATGTGGGCAAGATGTTATTGAAGAAAGCATCTTCAGCATGGACTGCTGCATGCTCATCCTCCAGATAACCCCGAAAGCTCCCCGACTCTTTGCCTTGGGTCTCCACAACATAACATAGGAAGGTCTTGTTCCTGCCCGAGCTGTATTCCACGTTTCTGAACTGGAATTTGAAAAAGAAGGCTGGGAAGCGCTCCCTATGGAGAGGGGGAAGAGCAAGAGAAATGCCTTAGTGTTACAATGTATCCTATAATAACACATAGCCTTTCAACAGCAGCTCAACCAGAGATCTTTAGAAATGTTTGTcaagcctcaccccctccctgccaccctgaGAGTGGAAATATAAGTACCATATTTTACTGATGGGGGAAAACAAGTCAAAGACCTTGTGACTTGTGCAAGACTCCCAACCAGTCAGTAGCAGAAATGGAATGGAGAATTAGGGCACTGGACAGGAACTCAGAaatcctgggttcagttcctcagctcagccacagacttcctgtgtgattttgggcaactcacttaatctACTGCGTGCCTTGGTTCTTCACCTGCAAACTAGGGACTATACCTCCTACCTCCCTGGGTGCTGTAAAGATCAAAAATTTAAttgttgtgaggtgctcagatagttTAGTCATTAAGGCCATATAATTACATAGATAGGAATAGAAGCTTGGAGTTTTGGCTCCCAACCCCATATTGTCTCTGCCTGGCTTCTTTGGGTTATGTTTGCTGCATCTATCCACACTGCAAATCTCGGTATATTTGCTATTAGAGTATTTCAAGACTGCTTGGCACAAGGAGTGACTTTCTTTAAGCTACTTCGGCGTGTTATTTGAATATGTCTATTTTTtactgctgcaggaagcaggaaAATGACTTCCCTGGACACAGGTCTGCTAGAGCACTTCAGATCTGAGCTGCACACGTCCCATTCCAATGTGAagcccctccacagctctgccagtgccctttAATGGTAGTCTACAGTACCCTTAGAGTCCAGAACTCTGGTCTATTAACTCTCCTCCATCTAGATTGACGCTCTTCTGAACAGCGGCTGATGACTGGCTAGTACTAGCATATAAATGGCAAGCTTGTGCACACACTGATGCAAGCGTACTTCAGTCCTGGTGGTTAGCCTGCTGTTCTAGTTCTGGTCCTCTAACATCAATTGTGTTGTGGTTTTGTTGAATGCGGATATAGGAGACTAAATCTAgccctggtataaatcagtgcatCTCCCCCTGCAGTCATTGTGAACTGTTCCTCCCCTGGTTTCCAAATGAATCTAATCTCAGTGATTTGTCACCTCTGAGATGAATTTGCTTGTGGTCTTTTTTCAGATCGGGATGTTCCCTGGAATTGTTTAGGGAGTTATATTTAGTTCCCTAAAACGCTGCAGCCCTGGTACCTCTGACACTTACCATTTAAGAGGGGAGGGATGACATTCAAGATGTGACTGTGACCTCCTGCTTGGGACCCCATTTTGCTAAGGGCTTACAtacatctagtccagtggttctgaaactggggttcgtgaacccctgggggttcacaaaatgttacagggggttctcaggaaaaaattccctaatggcggacagagctgtccctagggatcccAAGCAGCACTttgccagcagcccagagcccctggacttccaagagaaaaccagatcaaagcaagcatatctatcacactgaggagatttaaacttcaagactccttataagaaatggaaagaaaggtggatattttttgctgtttttaaaattaaataggcagctagtattgtttttaaaattattatcaagaacaagtttaagctttgttgtaacatgggTTTTTGCGTGGACAggtcaagacctgaatgcttgtgtaggaggaactctgagttggcttcttaaataccttcatgctgtttcacatatGATACTTcgtgatgaaacataggagccttgtcttataacaggcttattcaaagtgatacaagctacaaaagtgagatcttggaagagagttgccattttcataatgtaatacaaatactgtaatgataaataataataaatagtgtgtaataagcatgacataaaaacaaattttatatttccaagatcactacttttattatttatactctggtgaaggagaaaatccctggaaatattcatttttaggcgGGGGTTCgccagacttgacattttagtgaaaggggttgacaggttgttaaagtttgggaaccgctgacCTAGTCAAATGACAGCCCAAACCCTGAATGTTTTATAATGTAACTTAAAGTTCTAGGGCTGCGGTTCAAATAGTGTGGTTCACATTTCCCAATGGTGCTGCTCCGCAGGGTTAGCAACAGTGTGAACTCTGCTATATACCGGCTGCAGGGGGTTAGGGCACTGTGTCCTCGAATCCTGCTCAGAGCCAGTCTGTGCAACACAGTGGTTAAAATGGTGGTGGCTGCCAATGAGGAGTCTGTTGCAAGCGCTGCTGGTACTGCCTGAGCGTGAAGAAAAATAGTCAGGCAGACAAGGCCTCTCCATTTTGACTGAGGAGCAAACACTTCCTACTGTGTTGAAGATGCTTTGGTGACAGGGCAATCATAGAGTATTATAAATATAGTACTGCCGAATAGTACGAGGCCAAGCACAAGCTGAGAAATGTGTAGAACACACAGGGCTTTGATTCTAGTATTGAAAACTGGTGAACATATTTTCAttcaaaatatgaataaaaaggAAGAACACTTAAGTCCAGTGCCCTTTGGAGTCAATAGAAAGGCTCCCTCTGACTTCAGTAGACTTTGAATTAGGCCTTCATTGCCTATTTTCATGTGTACTCCAAAAGAAAGGGCCAAAAGGATCAAGGGCTTGTCTAGAAATTTGCactgatgcagttataccagttcAGATGTCTAATGTCGATACGCTGTGCAAGTGCAAGTTCTGTTGTGCCCTGTTGCAATGTGTCTGCATTAGGAGTTTTCACTAATACATATCATTGCAAATTTCCATAATCTAAGCAAGCCCTAACAGACCAAGCAAAGTGACCATCAACATTTCTCCTCTTGGCAatactttctctttctttccccctaAGAAGATTTAAAGGTACCTTTgtaagtgaatggcaaaactcccactgacttcatcagGAGCAGGAGCAGTCCATTGTGCTTCCCTCGCATGGCCTAGGTGAAAGTCCTACTCTCTCATTCCTTGAGTCTAAGAAATTGACATTTGTTTGGTAACAGCCAACTTCATGACTTTACCTCTGAGAGAATTAGTCAcgccttttaaaaatcaaaaggttCCACCCAGCGCTTGTTTCAAAGGCAGGTTTGCAAAGCCACAAGAaattattgcattttaaaataaatatataacagaTATAATCGTCACCTACacattcatccctgatgtaattctgctgacttcagtggagttacaggaGGGGTGAATTATCTCTTTATCTTTTAACGAGTCATTTAATCTGTGAGGGACAGATCCAAAAGCTCTTAAAGTCAATgcaaagactcctattgacttcagagtgCATTAAATCAGGGCCTCCAACCAGACCTTACAGAAAATCTCTTCCCTATCACATACTAGGCTGGCTGGGATTACCTGGGACGTTAAAGCAAATCTGTTTTCCTGGCAATGTGGAATATACACTAGATCACTTTATTTCCAGTAAAGAAGCCTGTAACAAACCTAAAGAGACTATCCAAGATTGTTCATGGTTGGCTGAGATCTCGGAAACCCTTGCTCATCATGGGTGCGGAGAGTACTAATTAATGAAAAGGGATTGGTTTAAGCCCATCTTGGTCAAAGCGGTGTGGATATTCCAGCACAAATATATCATTTAAACATCTGCAGTGGGAGAACTTAAGTGCTTGTCACAGGACTTGCAGTCCCTGTTCTCAGCAATCAAAAACTGTACCAGGCGTCTCTGACCCCCTATGGCTGTGATATCTATTAGCAAGTGATTCAGCAGGAAAAGAGAAAACCGCATGTACCAAAAGATTGCACATGCTTTGGACCTGTGCCTGTGCGTGGTCTGACCTTTGAGCATTTCAGACACTcataataataagtaataatgatactttgcatttctatagcatcaTTCATCTGAGGAGGttacagcactttacaaaccatTTGTTAAGCCTCATAATTCATCTCTGAAGTAGCTAAGTAAAGGGGCCTAATGGTAAAGAAGTGGCTGGttctcaggagacctgggttctagttctaGCCATGATACTACTAAGTTGCTGTGTGACaatgaacaaattattaaacctgTCTAGGCATCAGTTTCCCCGTGTGTAAAATGAGGACGATCCTATGTATCCATTTTTGAATGAAAGGTGTTGTATAAatgttatgcccattttacagatggggaaagcgaAGGGCTCTTGCTTCAAGGTCACATAGAATGTCAGTGGCTGAACCAACCACTAGAACCTAGGAGCTATGGTCTCTGGTTATGTAGGGCCTACACAAAAGCAATGTTTCATGCTCCCTTCACTGGCTCTGTAGCAGCCATTCAGTAACAAACAACTGTGTGGGGCTCATTGATGACAACGGTGCAAGGACTCTCAGATACTGCTCTGTCATGACTGGAGCCTACCACAACCAAGGAAAGGGGGAAGAATTTGCCACTGCATTTCTGTGCTATAGGGATTCTCATTTTCTCCCCAGAGGAATGTAGTGTAAATTAATAGATCATTTTGAATCCCATGAAGTTTACACAGCTGGGCTGAATCTGGCTGTAACATTGAGAAAAGGGTTTTAATGTTCTTAAGTGTAAAGAGCAAATCAGGTTGCCAGCCCCATTTGCAAAGCACAGACTTCTTggggctgcaggcagcagcatcaAACACTTGGCAAGGATCATAAAATGTCCCTAATCCAAGGTCAACAACTGAAATGCTTGAACTGTACACAGTGTAATTGAGCACACACGTTGGGGCATTTGGAGTTGTAAATTCTCTCATTAGCCGGATAACTGGCGCTTTCTGCTGAAATTTTATAAATAACTAGAAAATTCAAACTGGGATCACATCCAACAAAGACACAGAGAAAGAGATTCCCATCGTCAGTCCCAGGACTTCCAAATACAATATCTTAATATGGGCACTGCTTAAACATTAGGGTAAATTTGCTGGATTTTTCAGTTTCTTCTTGAGCATCCTCTATGATctcctgtttttttcctttgcttttccaCTTCTCACGCTTAGGAGCCCAGCACATCAATAATAATCCCAGGTAGACATATCTTCTGCTGGACCTCGTCGGACAGCAAAAGGTAGATCTTTGGGAGCAATCCTCAAATAGCACAGtgatgctactctgaaacctataaataCCTTGAGTTTTATGGTCTTAGCTCAGTTCCTAGTGGATGCCCAGTTCCCCGTCCACATCATAAAAGCCACTATAACAGCTGGCACCAATTGTTCCATTTGTTGTCAGTCTCAGTACAGAGGCCAAGGAGTGAAAGACCTTTGGTCTCATGATCTCACCCTGAGAGCTGGTCTCCAGAACAGAGATGAGACCCACTGGTGGAGGGGTGTTGGGGAAACTTTCACCATTCTTGTCCAAAGTTTACCCCTCCTGTAGATAGTAATGCGCAGAGGATAGTCCCCAAGAAGGGCAAtctagctagggttgccaaccctgcaggattggcctggagtctcctggaatcctCATCCatctcccggtgactattgaatccaggagattttagtaagatattttaagaaaatgacattatatcatgttgtggggggaggaggagggaatctcccggaatagcttcagtcagagttggtaAACCTAAATCCAGCACCTCTGACTGGGCCTCTGTAACAGCCATGCAACATCACAGAAATAAAAAAGTGTTGTTGAGgccacagggccagattctgccttgcCACACACCTTGCACAATAAGTTCAccagtgcaaaatgggtgtaaattgAATGGTAGCATTGTACGCCCACTCAGCATTCACTTTGTGTAGGTGAATACCATGACACTGGGTAGGATTTTCAGAAACACTTCACATTGGCCCAACTCTGCTTTCATTGAAGACAATGGTATTGACTTGAAAATCCTACCaagggcaaggcagtggagaatcgggTCCCAGATGTGGCGCGCTATTTTTAAACCATCAAAAATGACAGAAGACTTTTAAAAGAGATTGTgagaacagaaaacaaaattattctCAGGTGAAATCCAGAGAGAAAAACAAGTATTAGAATTTGGGGACGGAACAatttaatgtaattatttttatcaGAATATCCATTATAGGCAGCAAAGTGACAAGTCAAAATGGCATCTTGTTACTCAACGTGTTTGTTCGCTGTGTATCTTTGAATCACATCTGCTGATTTTTTGGACCAAATGCTTTCACTCGCTGTAGCCCTATGTGGAGGCAatacagctggggggagagagctggAGTATATCCTGCCTTATGCATCATCATCAGAATTGCCAGCTGAGTTCTGATTGTAGAATCTTTCTGATTAGTGATGATGTAACAGGCAGAAAGGCCACAGCTAGATTTTCAGTTCCTGGATTGAAGTCTGTGTTAAAGGCTGCTGGAAAATAATCACAGTTTAGTTTATTAATTGAGCACATAGACTTGGCAACTTTGGGAGACAATAAATACAGAGCTTGACCATAACATTTTTATAATGGCATGTTTCTGGTTAAGCCACACTTTAAATTATGTATGGTTACATCTAGATAGTACAGTGACTGGCATATTAGAAATGCTTAGGGATGGTAGATTAGACAGACAGATTTTCCTAGCCACGCCTTTCCCTCATATATTATTAATGTATAATCATTTGTCCATTGATTAATCATCATTCCATGCTTGTATTAGCTGTATGGTTTATTGTATTGGGATCTTATAAGGATCCTCTTGTAGGCTGTGCTTTTCAGAAGGGCTCAATACTCAGAACGTGAGCCAGATTTCCCATAGAGCTCATCACccatttagactcctaaataagtggccagatttctAAAAGACCCCCACGTCCAACATGCTGAGCTGTtcggaaaatctggccctcagtgtcCCAGTGGGTGTTGCTGAGTCAGTGCTTTAATTTGTGCCAGGCTGGGCAGTTCATAATCCtgccacctctgggcttgctgcatcagtta is a genomic window of Malaclemys terrapin pileata isolate rMalTer1 chromosome 4, rMalTer1.hap1, whole genome shotgun sequence containing:
- the APOBEC2 gene encoding C->U-editing enzyme APOBEC-2; its protein translation is MAENQEEPSDTQTGEEQPENAEESEEKKKELEKLPPFEIVGGERFPAFFFKFQFRNVEYSSGRNKTFLCYVVETQGKESGSFRGYLEDEHAAVHAEDAFFNNILPTCDPNLRYNVTWYVSSSPCVPCADRIAQILQKNKNLRLSILVSRLFMWEEPEMQAALKKLKASGCKLKIMKPQDFEYIWQNFAEQEEGEAKAFEPWEDIQENFLYYEEKLSEVLH